A stretch of Deltaproteobacteria bacterium DNA encodes these proteins:
- a CDS encoding TetR/AcrR family transcriptional regulator translates to MSTPQERKQVERQARRRRIQEAARGVFAERGYAKTSIEQIAKQSGLSVGAIYLYFRSKEDLYVSLLERVLDDVIAELRKIRAAGGPDALRNAWSYLVQWAAADVESTRVLRLVCQPGVRPQLSDETARAAATRIAGVCGELAALVRDERGRDGVAEADLLWALFLGLLQQADGRGNLGIDGPPLADAAHAAFSAIEPSLRSPAAPMAA, encoded by the coding sequence ATGAGCACCCCTCAAGAGCGTAAGCAAGTGGAGCGGCAGGCGCGTCGGCGGCGGATCCAGGAGGCGGCGCGCGGCGTGTTCGCGGAGCGCGGCTACGCGAAGACGTCCATCGAGCAGATCGCGAAGCAGTCCGGGCTGTCGGTCGGAGCGATCTACCTGTACTTCCGGTCGAAGGAGGACCTGTACGTGTCGCTGCTCGAGCGCGTGCTCGACGACGTGATCGCCGAGCTGCGGAAGATCCGCGCCGCGGGCGGCCCCGACGCACTGCGCAATGCGTGGTCCTACCTCGTGCAGTGGGCCGCGGCGGACGTGGAGTCCACCCGCGTGCTGCGACTCGTGTGTCAGCCGGGTGTGCGCCCCCAGCTGTCGGACGAGACCGCCCGAGCAGCGGCGACGCGCATCGCCGGAGTGTGTGGCGAGCTGGCGGCGCTCGTTCGCGACGAGCGCGGGCGTGACGGCGTCGCCGAGGCCGACCTGCTGTGGGCGCTGTTTCTCGGCCTGCTGCAGCAGGCGGACGGCCGCGGGAACCTCGGGATCGACGGCCCGCCGCTGGCCGATGCGGCGCAC